The following coding sequences lie in one Flagellimonas eckloniae genomic window:
- a CDS encoding DUF5723 family protein, protein MYLIKRLMLFVIFISITNISNAQSYVGFLTDNYSGIHGVISNPSNIVDSRLKIDINLIGASAFFGNDYIGFNLNNAFSDFNKTFDEAATFPSANNSLAWNIDVLGPAVMFNLDENNSLAFFTRGRAFFNANDIDGNILEKEGGFDENEDFLINEGVISGSFNLWAEIGVTYARVLLNREQHFLKGGISVKYLQSAGHAYIFSDGLSVNYDADSRLAETSGELIFANSSTSDEGGNFDINNGNGFAVDIGFTYEWRPDHANYAKLDANGNSIINKGKNKYKLKFGVSVTDIGQIKNSNGRESTYDLNTTQDIDNFDGTDLEEALEQNFDLISTTPSLNSIMPAALHTNMDWNINSKFYLNTNLDMPLTARNKINANRSMSQVSLTPRYESTLFSLYSPISVVQYVGLQWGAGLRFGPIYMGSGSIMSAIVGKNTKSIDLYAGLKIPFYQNKLKDKDGDSIQDKLDNCPEKPGPAENQGCPWKDSDGDGILDKDDDCPQKAGPQENNGCSWKDSDGDGIIDKDDHCPNTAGAKEHNGCPDSDSDGIVDKEDRCPNTPGPIENKGCPDRDGDTLVDIDDSCPTLAGPISNRGCPEVTVEVQKQLNAYAKTILFDTGKSTIKVESLSVMVDIIQILRKYPNANFTVEGHTDSVGSSISNQRLSEARANAVRDFLINEGIKPNRLSAQGLGEDKPIASNATRAGRKQNRRVEINLIK, encoded by the coding sequence ATGTATTTAATAAAAAGATTAATGCTGTTTGTAATATTTATCAGTATCACAAACATTAGTAATGCCCAATCCTATGTTGGTTTTTTAACTGATAATTATAGTGGAATACATGGTGTTATTTCCAACCCTTCAAATATTGTTGACTCCAGGTTAAAAATAGATATAAACCTAATTGGGGCAAGCGCCTTCTTTGGAAACGATTATATAGGTTTTAACCTCAATAACGCTTTTAGTGATTTCAACAAAACTTTTGATGAAGCGGCAACATTTCCTTCAGCCAACAATTCTCTGGCCTGGAATATAGATGTATTAGGACCTGCCGTAATGTTCAATCTAGATGAGAACAACTCGCTTGCCTTCTTTACCAGAGGTAGGGCTTTTTTCAATGCCAATGATATTGATGGAAATATATTAGAGAAAGAGGGAGGCTTTGATGAAAATGAAGATTTCTTGATTAATGAAGGAGTTATCTCAGGTTCCTTCAACCTATGGGCCGAAATAGGGGTAACATATGCCCGCGTACTATTGAACAGGGAACAGCATTTTTTAAAAGGTGGTATTTCTGTAAAATACCTCCAAAGTGCAGGACACGCATACATATTTTCCGATGGTTTATCAGTAAACTATGACGCGGACAGTAGATTAGCGGAAACTTCGGGCGAATTGATTTTTGCAAACTCTTCCACCTCCGATGAGGGAGGTAATTTTGACATAAACAATGGAAATGGATTTGCTGTAGACATTGGATTCACATACGAATGGAGACCAGACCACGCAAATTATGCTAAACTGGACGCCAATGGAAATTCCATAATTAATAAAGGCAAGAACAAGTATAAATTAAAATTTGGTGTTTCAGTTACCGACATTGGACAAATAAAAAACTCCAATGGAAGGGAAAGCACTTATGACCTTAACACAACCCAAGATATTGACAATTTTGATGGCACAGACTTAGAGGAAGCCCTAGAACAAAATTTTGACCTTATATCCACTACTCCATCCTTAAACTCAATTATGCCTGCCGCTCTTCATACCAATATGGATTGGAATATCAATTCGAAATTTTATCTGAACACCAATTTAGATATGCCGTTGACAGCAAGAAATAAGATAAATGCCAATAGAAGCATGAGTCAGGTTTCGTTGACTCCCAGATACGAAAGCACCTTGTTCAGCCTATACTCCCCTATAAGCGTAGTGCAATATGTAGGTTTGCAATGGGGAGCTGGGTTAAGGTTCGGACCTATTTATATGGGGTCAGGGTCAATTATGTCAGCTATAGTTGGCAAAAACACAAAATCCATTGACCTATATGCAGGTCTCAAAATACCATTTTATCAGAATAAATTAAAAGATAAGGATGGAGACAGCATCCAAGACAAATTGGATAATTGTCCAGAAAAGCCCGGTCCAGCTGAAAACCAAGGATGCCCTTGGAAAGATTCCGATGGCGATGGAATTCTGGATAAAGATGACGATTGCCCCCAGAAGGCAGGCCCGCAAGAAAACAATGGATGTTCATGGAAAGATTCTGATGGTGATGGTATAATAGATAAAGATGACCATTGTCCAAACACAGCTGGAGCAAAAGAACATAATGGATGTCCAGACAGCGACTCAGATGGAATTGTGGATAAAGAGGACCGCTGTCCCAATACCCCAGGACCTATTGAAAATAAAGGATGTCCAGACAGAGATGGAGATACACTGGTAGATATAGACGATTCTTGCCCAACACTTGCCGGACCCATAAGTAATAGAGGATGCCCAGAGGTTACAGTGGAAGTACAAAAACAATTGAATGCTTATGCCAAGACCATCTTGTTTGATACCGGGAAGTCTACTATTAAGGTAGAATCACTTTCAGTAATGGTTGATATCATCCAGATTTTGAGGAAATATCCAAATGCAAATTTCACTGTGGAAGGTCATACCGACAGCGTGGGAAGTTCCATCAGCAACCAAAGATTATCTGAAGCCCGTGCAAACGCTGTTAGAGATTTCCTTATAAATGAAGGCATTAAACCAAATAGGCTTTCCGCCCAAGGTTTGGGTGAAGATAAACCAATAGCTTCAAACGCTACAAGAGCTGGAAGAAAACAAAACAGAAGAGTAGAAATAAACCTAATTAAATAA